From the genome of Blautia pseudococcoides, one region includes:
- a CDS encoding DUF6603 domain-containing protein, translating to MGKKRNIAGFLSGEERQCKIFAVDEGLPFWLVQMLVSLPEQTLTIEKSDDQLQILEEGARERMRVQTATDGETEGIAVICHNPLESLHVQDLLTVAGKKIIDVPESFRFLEEAASNLDSSFSFILYSDQEETCLENCFISYPKSITLLPDILILDQVQMMIMRTGPAFFYNLKGYFCIGGAVELTADVRWGAGREITVRILSKEGVFPGLSAFIKWITGKSDAEELVSWLPDSQEILDAALCGAVIILDEKEGCLKNFTAELQLTLWHMVFLVDFDWADKTIEGSLKTDSPVKISRLFSELTGGSMEAEASVADLELEDCRVKLDLEGQAYGLYCSLKTDWQIGLLRLQNVQMEVQYRREEGICFKLAGMMDLGSGKVLTAGASYDAAADDWVISGGLGLGFGVTVLDLAEALGKAVPGLSLPGFLGCISLQEFQMEYHLAQNSCMVSFKGKAELENPVSLNEIPLLAELLPREFVYEDEGIKVTYRDGSITEGCISLAYSNDNSKEEEPFSTAGTAVVQERQEEKTQGQGETGAICTDEGVRWFDVHKNIGTAALHRVGVSMEDGVIRVLLDAGMKMGPVGVEIKGLTAGYDITDHSITGGLIGLALSYNTEALALEGGIYREKTSAPGIRLKLGGTVTVKAGGWKLSGMASYALLTDNSSSLFLFLNCQAALGGTPAFMLTGLMGGLGINRRLRMPEIGEVETFPLLTMDDKKTGMQILSELESPNGQKEPWLEVRKGDYMAAVGIEFTSFELLHGKLLLSLMLGEEIQAALLGSGEMTFPKGTGRDQAYAYIKIMMAAVLKPGQGIFTLDAAISDDSFLLSRDCHLTGGAAFYTWYGKNPHAGDFVVTVGGYHPAFRIPQHYPTPCRAGFHWKVSSCISAKGEAYLAVTPSCAMAGGSLEFVFEKGDLRAWFTAYADMVMRWHPFFLQAEIGVEVGASCRLNLLFCHKTIKLTLGAALQLWGPPVGGIVTVDLCVLSFDISFGKRRDGECLVLDWKGFCEVLPAPKEIVHVVPREGLQPQQDQEEPWIADSGTFEFATETVIPLGNISVRPMGLPEVFSEDRITVISPDKRQGPPEQFGFETEEIHGDFPEALWGRPIQGTGSPKANMLGGLVKGYRIASPKALNEGAKDIEDYREALITCTKLPNPLAEENQESDMFRPSEGEEAFVCLERIAAEQEKASRLDAATQLAMFYDGPSGDFDLIGKNLYSIFRDRPMFVKGGNRT from the coding sequence ATGGGGAAGAAAAGAAATATAGCCGGATTTTTGTCAGGTGAAGAGAGACAGTGTAAGATATTTGCGGTAGATGAGGGCCTTCCGTTCTGGCTTGTGCAGATGTTGGTAAGCCTTCCGGAACAAACCCTGACGATTGAAAAAAGCGATGACCAACTGCAGATTCTGGAGGAGGGCGCCAGGGAGCGTATGCGTGTACAGACTGCCACGGATGGGGAGACAGAAGGCATTGCGGTCATCTGCCACAATCCCCTGGAAAGTCTGCATGTACAGGATCTTCTGACCGTTGCCGGAAAAAAGATCATAGATGTCCCGGAATCGTTTCGTTTTCTGGAAGAAGCAGCGTCAAATCTGGACAGCTCCTTTTCCTTTATCCTGTATTCGGATCAGGAAGAGACATGTCTGGAAAATTGTTTTATCAGTTATCCAAAAAGCATCACGCTGCTGCCTGATATCCTAATTCTCGATCAGGTACAGATGATGATCATGAGGACAGGACCAGCTTTTTTCTATAACCTGAAGGGGTATTTTTGTATAGGAGGTGCTGTGGAACTGACGGCAGATGTCAGGTGGGGGGCCGGTCGGGAAATCACGGTTCGTATATTATCAAAAGAAGGTGTATTTCCGGGGCTTTCTGCGTTTATCAAATGGATCACCGGAAAAAGCGATGCAGAGGAACTGGTATCCTGGCTCCCGGATTCCCAGGAAATCCTGGATGCTGCACTGTGCGGGGCAGTGATCATCCTGGATGAGAAGGAGGGGTGTTTAAAGAATTTTACAGCAGAACTGCAGCTGACACTTTGGCATATGGTATTTCTCGTAGATTTTGACTGGGCCGACAAAACCATAGAGGGCAGCCTGAAGACAGACAGCCCGGTTAAGATAAGCAGGCTGTTTTCGGAGCTGACAGGGGGAAGTATGGAGGCGGAAGCATCCGTTGCAGACCTGGAACTGGAGGACTGCAGGGTAAAGCTGGACCTTGAAGGGCAGGCGTACGGGTTGTACTGCAGTCTGAAGACAGACTGGCAGATAGGCCTGCTGAGACTTCAAAATGTGCAGATGGAAGTGCAGTACCGGAGAGAGGAAGGAATCTGTTTTAAACTTGCCGGGATGATGGATCTGGGAAGTGGTAAGGTGCTGACCGCGGGCGCTTCTTATGATGCGGCGGCAGATGACTGGGTAATATCGGGAGGCTTAGGTCTGGGGTTTGGTGTCACAGTGCTGGACCTGGCAGAGGCGCTGGGAAAGGCAGTGCCAGGCCTATCCCTGCCTGGATTCCTGGGCTGTATATCCCTTCAGGAATTTCAGATGGAATACCATTTGGCCCAAAACAGCTGTATGGTATCCTTCAAGGGAAAAGCAGAGCTTGAAAATCCGGTCAGTCTGAATGAGATTCCTTTGCTTGCAGAACTGCTGCCCCGGGAATTTGTCTATGAGGATGAAGGAATAAAGGTGACGTACAGGGATGGCAGCATAACAGAGGGCTGTATTTCTCTGGCCTATTCAAATGACAACTCAAAAGAGGAGGAACCATTTTCGACGGCCGGTACCGCCGTTGTGCAGGAGAGGCAAGAAGAGAAAACGCAGGGACAGGGCGAAACAGGTGCTATTTGTACAGACGAGGGTGTCCGCTGGTTTGATGTACATAAAAATATTGGTACGGCCGCCCTTCACAGGGTTGGGGTATCCATGGAGGACGGCGTTATCCGGGTGTTGTTGGATGCTGGGATGAAAATGGGGCCTGTGGGAGTGGAGATAAAAGGCTTGACGGCCGGTTATGATATAACGGACCATTCTATTACTGGGGGACTTATAGGTCTGGCTCTGTCTTACAACACGGAAGCCCTTGCGCTGGAAGGCGGAATCTACAGGGAAAAGACATCAGCTCCGGGTATTCGTCTGAAGCTGGGGGGAACCGTCACAGTGAAAGCCGGAGGGTGGAAGCTGAGCGGCATGGCATCCTATGCGCTGCTTACGGATAACAGCTCCAGCCTTTTCCTGTTCCTGAACTGTCAGGCTGCACTTGGTGGGACGCCGGCTTTTATGTTGACGGGCCTGATGGGAGGACTTGGGATCAACCGCCGGCTGCGTATGCCTGAAATCGGGGAAGTGGAGACGTTTCCGCTTTTGACCATGGATGATAAAAAGACAGGAATGCAGATCCTTTCAGAGCTGGAGTCTCCCAATGGGCAGAAAGAACCGTGGCTGGAAGTACGAAAAGGGGATTACATGGCAGCGGTGGGCATTGAATTTACGTCCTTTGAACTCCTTCACGGTAAACTGCTCCTTTCTCTCATGTTAGGGGAGGAGATACAGGCAGCACTTTTGGGGAGTGGTGAGATGACATTTCCGAAAGGTACCGGGCGGGATCAAGCGTACGCCTACATAAAAATCATGATGGCCGCAGTATTGAAACCGGGTCAGGGGATATTTACACTTGATGCGGCTATCTCGGATGATTCATTCCTTTTAAGCAGGGACTGCCATTTGACCGGGGGTGCGGCTTTTTATACCTGGTACGGTAAAAATCCCCATGCAGGAGATTTTGTGGTGACCGTGGGCGGATATCATCCGGCTTTCCGGATTCCGCAGCATTATCCCACTCCATGCCGGGCAGGGTTTCACTGGAAGGTGAGTTCCTGTATCAGTGCAAAGGGGGAAGCATATCTGGCAGTCACGCCGTCCTGTGCCATGGCAGGGGGAAGTCTGGAGTTTGTCTTTGAGAAAGGGGATCTGCGGGCATGGTTCACGGCATATGCAGACATGGTCATGCGGTGGCACCCCTTCTTCTTACAGGCGGAAATAGGAGTGGAAGTGGGGGCATCCTGCCGTCTGAACCTGCTCTTCTGCCATAAGACCATCAAACTGACCCTTGGGGCTGCGCTGCAGTTATGGGGTCCGCCTGTGGGAGGCATTGTCACAGTGGATCTGTGCGTGCTGAGTTTTGATATCAGCTTTGGCAAAAGGAGAGACGGCGAATGCCTGGTACTGGATTGGAAAGGATTTTGTGAGGTACTACCCGCTCCCAAAGAGATTGTGCACGTAGTCCCCAGGGAGGGCCTGCAGCCGCAGCAGGATCAGGAGGAGCCGTGGATCGCGGACAGCGGAACATTTGAATTTGCTACGGAGACGGTCATTCCTCTTGGGAATATCTCTGTTCGCCCAATGGGACTTCCGGAGGTTTTTTCGGAAGACAGGATCACTGTGATCTCACCTGATAAGAGGCAGGGGCCGCCGGAGCAGTTTGGCTTTGAGACAGAGGAGATACACGGAGATTTTCCGGAAGCACTCTGGGGAAGACCCATTCAGGGCACCGGCAGTCCGAAAGCCAACATGCTGGGCGGTCTGGTAAAAGGATACCGGATTGCATCTCCAAAAGCTTTAAACGAGGGCGCAAAAGACATAGAAGATTACAGGGAGGCTCTCATTACCTGCACCAAGCTGCCCAATCCGCTGGCTGAGGAAAATCAGGAATCGGATATGTTCAGGCCCAGTGAGGGGGAGGAGGCTTTTGTTTGTCTGGAGAGGATAGCGGCAGAGCAGGAAAAAGCCAGCCGTCTGGATGCAGCAACGCAGCTTGCCATGTTTTATGACGGTCCGTCGGGAGACTTCGACTTGATAGGTAAGAATTTGTATTCTATATTCCGCGACCGTCCGATGTTTGTAAAAGGAGGAAACCGTACATGA
- a CDS encoding proline--tRNA ligase yields MKMEKVVGERFRERPADCVIDSHALMVRGGYMKYVGNGIYSQFGPLRRICRKIEGIIREEMDRIEGQEVQFPVAMPASLWEESGRYESVGSELLRFTDRNGSKMVLGMTHEEASVQLVREYGKSYAKYPFMIYQIQTKFRDEARPRAGLIRVREFTMKDAYSFHTSQEDLEEYYQKCYHAYERIFARAGIPETIAVASDSGMMGGSLSHEFMLLTPVGEDSIAVCPECGFRANVEMAESITENVQDDVQKELELVYTPDMHTIEDVCGYLDMPKERSCKAVVYQKNSDDGFVVLFIRGDLDVNETKVTNFLKSEIRPAEITQESGLHPGFIGPFGLKGDFTVLYDNSLKSGMNLSCGGNIEEHHYTGLCMERDCPGAEYHDLAKITEGSVCPKCGRHSIRVSRGIEVGNIFQLGTKYTESMGMQYLDKDGKEKYPLMGCYGIGIGRLAASVCEAHHDEYGPIWPMAIAPWQVHLCCVRPDNKEVKEFADKLYEELQGRGVEVLYDDRKVSAGVMFSDADLMGVPIRVIASPRNMKEGCCEIVTRDKQVQKKIVLTDVVSEIMKMILCADKE; encoded by the coding sequence ATGAAGATGGAGAAAGTTGTGGGAGAGAGGTTTCGGGAGAGGCCTGCGGATTGTGTGATTGATAGTCATGCTTTGATGGTGAGAGGCGGGTATATGAAGTATGTGGGGAATGGGATTTATTCGCAGTTTGGGCCGCTTAGGAGGATTTGCAGGAAGATTGAGGGGATCATCAGGGAAGAGATGGACCGGATCGAGGGACAGGAAGTGCAGTTTCCGGTGGCTATGCCGGCTTCGCTTTGGGAAGAGTCGGGGCGGTATGAGAGTGTGGGGAGTGAATTGCTTCGGTTTACAGATAGAAATGGGAGTAAGATGGTGCTGGGGATGACACATGAGGAGGCTTCGGTGCAGCTTGTGCGGGAGTATGGGAAGAGTTATGCCAAGTATCCGTTTATGATCTATCAGATTCAGACTAAGTTTCGGGATGAGGCTAGACCCAGGGCCGGGTTGATCCGGGTGAGGGAATTTACTATGAAGGATGCTTACTCGTTCCATACTTCCCAGGAGGACCTGGAGGAATATTATCAGAAGTGTTATCATGCTTATGAGAGGATTTTTGCACGGGCCGGGATTCCGGAGACCATTGCTGTGGCTTCGGATTCCGGGATGATGGGCGGCAGTCTGTCTCATGAATTTATGCTGCTGACTCCTGTCGGGGAGGATTCTATTGCAGTATGCCCGGAATGTGGGTTTAGGGCAAATGTGGAGATGGCTGAGAGTATCACTGAAAATGTACAGGATGATGTGCAGAAGGAGCTGGAACTTGTGTATACGCCGGATATGCATACGATTGAGGATGTCTGCGGATATTTGGATATGCCAAAGGAAAGGTCCTGTAAGGCGGTGGTTTATCAGAAGAATTCGGATGATGGGTTTGTGGTGTTGTTTATCCGCGGGGATTTGGATGTGAATGAGACGAAGGTCACTAATTTTCTGAAAAGTGAAATACGTCCCGCAGAGATCACACAGGAGTCCGGTCTGCATCCAGGATTTATTGGGCCTTTTGGTCTGAAGGGGGATTTCACGGTCCTTTATGATAACTCTCTGAAGAGCGGAATGAACCTTTCCTGCGGCGGGAATATTGAGGAACATCATTATACGGGGCTTTGTATGGAGAGGGACTGCCCGGGTGCAGAGTATCATGATCTTGCAAAGATCACAGAGGGCAGTGTGTGCCCCAAATGCGGCAGGCATTCAATCCGGGTGTCCAGGGGCATTGAAGTGGGTAATATTTTTCAGCTTGGTACAAAGTATACGGAGAGTATGGGGATGCAGTACCTGGATAAGGATGGGAAGGAGAAGTATCCTCTCATGGGATGTTATGGGATCGGTATTGGAAGGCTGGCGGCTTCTGTCTGTGAGGCGCATCATGATGAGTATGGACCAATCTGGCCTATGGCTATTGCTCCCTGGCAGGTGCATTTGTGCTGTGTAAGACCGGATAATAAGGAAGTGAAGGAGTTTGCAGATAAGCTTTATGAGGAACTTCAGGGACGCGGCGTGGAGGTGCTTTATGATGACAGAAAGGTGAGCGCCGGGGTTATGTTCTCAGATGCGGACCTGATGGGAGTGCCCATACGCGTGATCGCAAGTCCGAGAAATATGAAGGAAGGGTGCTGCGAGATTGTTACCAGGGATAAGCAGGTTCAGAAGAAGATTGTGCTCACGGATGTTGTAAGTGAAATTATGAAGATGATCTTATGCGCAGATAAGGAATGA
- a CDS encoding aminotransferase class I/II-fold pyridoxal phosphate-dependent enzyme, with amino-acid sequence MGEEMWLDEALYKYSGKDYYPFHMPGHKREFCPETLKNPYKVDITEIDGFDNLHHAEGILLESQRRAASLYGAFESWYLVNGSTAGILSAVSACTSRGGEILMARNCHKAAYHAAYLRGLKTNYLFPQADRAVGLNGGISPEDVTDMLEKHSGIQAVLITSPTYDGVVSDVKKIAEAAHAYHVPLIVDEAHGAHFPFSGAFPVSALACGADVVIHSLHKTLPSLTQTALLHRNSERVSADKLRRFLGIFQSSSPSYLFMAGMDACLRLMQGEGRMLFDAYTKRLGCCRERLAGLKNLHLLRKGEITGLGFVYDLDESKMVVSTANTSIDGAKLHEILLERYHLQMEMAASRYVIALTSVMDTEKGFARLEQALLEIDRELEGAGGTEACQCLKSSKESASGEARKSLESGRESASGEARKSLGSGRESAPGRAGLYFENMRGYISGEACTAIAEAVEGVQEEIDLEGSEGRISSEYAYLYPPGIPFLVPGERISSHILDQLRIWKQQGLDIQGLSDYTLKKIHVLKR; translated from the coding sequence ATGGGAGAAGAGATGTGGCTGGATGAAGCGTTATATAAATACAGCGGAAAGGATTATTATCCGTTCCATATGCCGGGACATAAGCGGGAGTTTTGTCCGGAGACGCTTAAAAATCCTTATAAGGTTGACATAACGGAGATTGACGGGTTCGATAATCTGCATCATGCGGAGGGGATTTTGCTGGAATCGCAGAGGAGGGCCGCGTCTCTTTACGGGGCCTTTGAATCCTGGTATCTGGTAAATGGCAGCACGGCGGGGATTTTGTCTGCGGTCTCTGCGTGTACTTCCAGGGGCGGAGAAATCCTGATGGCCAGAAACTGCCATAAGGCGGCCTATCACGCCGCTTATCTGAGGGGACTGAAAACGAATTATCTTTTTCCGCAGGCGGACAGGGCTGTGGGTTTGAATGGGGGAATCTCCCCGGAGGACGTGACAGACATGCTGGAAAAGCACTCCGGGATCCAGGCTGTTCTTATTACGTCACCCACTTATGACGGAGTGGTTTCAGATGTAAAAAAGATTGCTGAGGCGGCACATGCATACCATGTTCCTCTGATCGTGGACGAGGCTCATGGGGCTCATTTTCCGTTTTCAGGGGCATTTCCTGTGTCAGCGCTTGCCTGCGGAGCAGATGTGGTGATCCATAGTTTACATAAAACACTGCCATCTCTGACACAGACAGCTCTTCTGCACAGGAACAGTGAGCGGGTGAGTGCGGATAAGCTCAGACGTTTTTTGGGGATCTTTCAGAGCAGCAGTCCTTCCTATCTGTTTATGGCGGGGATGGACGCTTGTTTGAGGCTGATGCAGGGGGAGGGTAGGATGCTTTTTGATGCATATACAAAACGGCTGGGGTGCTGCAGGGAGAGACTGGCAGGTCTTAAAAATCTGCATTTGCTTAGAAAAGGTGAGATAACAGGACTGGGCTTTGTGTATGACCTGGATGAGTCCAAAATGGTGGTATCTACGGCCAATACTTCCATAGACGGGGCGAAGCTTCATGAGATTCTGTTGGAACGGTATCATTTGCAGATGGAAATGGCGGCAAGCCGGTACGTGATCGCACTTACCAGTGTCATGGATACAGAGAAAGGCTTTGCCAGGCTGGAGCAGGCCCTTCTGGAAATTGACAGAGAGCTGGAGGGAGCGGGAGGCACAGAGGCCTGTCAATGCCTGAAAAGCAGTAAGGAAAGCGCATCAGGTGAGGCCCGGAAATCCCTGGAAAGCGGTAGGGAGAGTGCATCAGGTGAGGCCCGGAAATCCCTGGGAAGCGGTAGGGAGAGTGCACCTGGCAGAGCCGGGCTGTACTTTGAGAATATGAGGGGTTATATTTCCGGGGAGGCCTGCACTGCCATAGCGGAAGCTGTGGAGGGCGTGCAGGAGGAGATTGATCTGGAAGGCAGCGAAGGCAGGATTTCCTCCGAATACGCGTATTTGTATCCCCCGGGAATCCCGTTTTTGGTGCCCGGAGAGAGGATCAGCAGCCATATTTTGGATCAGCTTCGTATCTGGAAACAACAAGGGCTGGACATTCAGGGGTTAAGTGACTATACTCTAAAGAAGATTCATGTACTCAAGAGATAG
- a CDS encoding nucleoside/nucleotide kinase family protein, whose protein sequence is MGRIFYIMGKSSSGKDTIYSRLLHDRELGLLHILLYTTRPIRQGEADGREYYFVDQSRFGKFKDEGKVIEYRTYETVHGPWTYFTADDGQVDLKAHNYLAIGTLESYENMKRYYGEENVCPIYVEVEDGERLKRALAREELQEKPRYAEMCRRFLADTEDFSEENLERAGIGRRFQNVELESCMKEIRDYIRSRNA, encoded by the coding sequence ATGGGCAGAATTTTTTATATTATGGGCAAAAGCTCTTCCGGTAAAGATACCATTTACAGCAGGCTCCTCCATGACAGGGAGCTGGGGCTTTTGCATATTTTGTTATATACTACGCGTCCTATCCGCCAGGGCGAGGCGGATGGGCGGGAGTATTATTTTGTGGACCAAAGCCGTTTTGGGAAGTTTAAAGATGAGGGAAAAGTGATCGAGTACAGGACTTATGAGACTGTGCACGGACCATGGACTTATTTTACAGCGGATGACGGGCAGGTGGATTTGAAGGCCCATAACTATCTGGCGATCGGAACACTGGAGTCCTATGAAAATATGAAGAGATACTATGGGGAGGAAAATGTGTGCCCCATTTATGTGGAAGTTGAGGACGGTGAGCGTTTAAAACGTGCCCTTGCAAGGGAAGAATTACAGGAGAAGCCCCGCTATGCGGAAATGTGCAGGCGTTTTCTGGCCGATACGGAGGATTTCTCTGAGGAGAATCTGGAGAGGGCAGGGATTGGAAGGCGCTTTCAAAATGTGGAGCTGGAAAGCTGTATGAAGGAGATCCGGGATTATATCCGCAGTCGGAACGCTTAA
- the holB gene encoding DNA polymerase III subunit delta', whose product MQEVEKVLGHEEVIRHLQNAVAMDQVSHSYIFAGEKGSGKKLLAKLFAMTLQCEKHGKEPCLQCGSCKKAMNRNHPDIIYVSHLKPNSIGIEDIREQLIADVEIKPYTGPYKIYIVDEAEKMTIQAQNALLKTIEEPPAYAVILLLANNNTSLLPTITSRCVTLNFKPVRDDLIKSYLMEELHVPDYQAEVSVAFAQGNVGKAKQIATAEDFADMMDAALKILKKGDGMEVYEMVDAIKTLSEEKHTVYEYLDLFLVWFRDVLMFKATKEVDGLVFRQEYYAIKDRADKSSYEGLEKIIQAIETAKTRLQANVNFDLTMELLFLTIREN is encoded by the coding sequence ATGCAGGAAGTTGAAAAGGTATTAGGACATGAGGAGGTTATCCGCCATTTACAAAATGCGGTTGCCATGGATCAGGTTTCCCATTCCTACATTTTTGCAGGGGAGAAAGGGAGCGGAAAAAAACTTCTGGCGAAGCTGTTTGCCATGACATTGCAATGCGAGAAGCACGGAAAAGAGCCGTGTCTGCAGTGCGGTTCATGTAAAAAGGCCATGAACAGGAATCATCCGGACATTATCTATGTCAGCCATCTGAAGCCCAATTCCATTGGTATTGAGGATATCAGGGAACAGCTTATTGCAGATGTGGAGATCAAACCCTATACAGGGCCTTATAAAATATATATTGTGGACGAGGCGGAGAAGATGACCATCCAGGCGCAGAATGCTCTTTTGAAAACCATTGAGGAGCCGCCCGCTTATGCGGTGATCCTGCTTCTGGCCAACAACAACACAAGTCTGCTTCCCACCATCACATCCAGGTGTGTGACCCTGAACTTTAAACCGGTCAGGGATGATCTGATCAAGAGCTACCTGATGGAGGAACTGCATGTGCCGGATTACCAGGCAGAGGTCAGCGTGGCCTTTGCCCAGGGCAATGTAGGGAAGGCAAAGCAGATCGCTACCGCAGAGGATTTTGCTGATATGATGGATGCTGCTCTTAAGATCCTGAAAAAGGGGGACGGCATGGAAGTCTATGAGATGGTGGATGCCATCAAAACACTTTCCGAGGAAAAGCATACCGTGTATGAATATCTGGACCTGTTTTTAGTGTGGTTCCGGGATGTGCTGATGTTCAAAGCCACAAAAGAGGTGGACGGGCTGGTGTTCCGTCAGGAATATTATGCGATCAAGGATCGTGCAGACAAGAGTTCCTACGAGGGGCTGGAGAAGATCATCCAGGCCATTGAGACTGCTAAGACTCGTCTGCAGGCAAATGTTAATTTTGACTTAACAATGGAACTTCTGTTCCTTACTATCAGGGAGAACTAA
- a CDS encoding PSP1 domain-containing protein has translation MTRVIGVRFRNVGKIYYFSPKDLEIKSGDHVIVETARGVEYGSVVLPPRDVEDEKVVQPLKEVIRIAGAQDDKKEEGNRKKEKEAYQICLKKIKEHGLEMKLIDVEYTFDNNKVLFYFTADGRIDFRELVKDLAAIFKTRIELRQIGVRDETKILGGIGICGRALCCHTYLSEFAPVSIKMAKEQNLSLNPTKISGVCGRLMCCLKNEEETYEELNRKLPVAGDRVNTPEGLRGEVQSVNVLRQLVKVIVDVDDEKEIREYAVEDLKFKPRQKKEKIKLSDEELKALKELEK, from the coding sequence ATGACAAGAGTGATTGGAGTCAGATTCCGGAATGTGGGTAAAATCTACTATTTTTCCCCTAAGGATCTGGAAATAAAATCGGGTGACCATGTGATCGTGGAAACCGCCAGGGGCGTAGAGTACGGCAGCGTGGTTCTGCCCCCCAGGGATGTGGAGGATGAGAAGGTGGTCCAGCCTCTGAAGGAGGTCATCCGGATCGCAGGCGCACAGGATGACAAAAAAGAGGAGGGCAACAGAAAGAAGGAAAAAGAAGCCTATCAAATCTGCCTGAAGAAGATCAAAGAGCACGGGCTGGAAATGAAGCTCATTGACGTGGAATATACATTTGACAACAATAAGGTCCTTTTTTACTTTACTGCTGACGGAAGAATTGATTTCCGTGAATTGGTGAAGGATTTGGCGGCTATCTTCAAGACACGTATCGAGCTGCGCCAGATTGGTGTAAGGGACGAGACAAAGATCTTGGGAGGCATTGGAATCTGCGGGCGGGCATTGTGCTGCCATACTTACCTGTCAGAATTCGCTCCTGTTTCCATAAAAATGGCGAAAGAACAGAATCTCTCTCTGAATCCTACCAAGATATCAGGGGTGTGCGGAAGACTGATGTGCTGTCTGAAGAACGAGGAGGAGACCTATGAGGAGCTGAACCGGAAACTGCCTGTGGCCGGAGACAGAGTGAACACACCGGAGGGACTGAGAGGCGAGGTGCAGAGTGTAAATGTGCTGCGTCAGCTTGTGAAGGTCATCGTGGATGTGGATGACGAGAAGGAGATCAGAGAATATGCCGTGGAGGATCTGAAATTCAAACCGAGGCAGAAAAAAGAAAAAATAAAATTGTCTGACGAGGAATTGAAGGCATTAAAGGAACTGGAGAAATAG
- a CDS encoding tRNA1(Val) (adenine(37)-N6)-methyltransferase gives MENERLDDLQNGYMLIQNPKQFCFGIDAVLLAWFARVKPGEKVLDMGTGTGIVPILLKARYPGGRFTGLEIQEESAALARRSVAYNSLEDDIVIQTGDIKRASEVFSPSSFDAVTTNPPYMIGSHGLVGENTAKTIARHETLCTLDDVISQAASVLVPKGRFYMVHRPFRLAEIMSTMVRYKLEPKRMRLVYPYVDKEPNLVLIEGMRGGNSRITVEKPLIVYEKPGVYTDEILEIYGRERQETAAREEET, from the coding sequence ATGGAAAATGAACGTCTGGATGATCTGCAGAACGGCTATATGCTGATTCAGAACCCCAAACAGTTTTGTTTTGGAATAGATGCAGTGCTTCTTGCCTGGTTTGCCAGAGTAAAACCGGGTGAGAAGGTGCTGGATATGGGGACGGGGACTGGTATCGTCCCTATTTTGCTGAAAGCCAGGTATCCCGGAGGCCGTTTTACCGGTCTGGAGATCCAGGAAGAGAGCGCTGCGCTGGCCAGACGAAGCGTAGCTTACAACAGCCTGGAGGACGATATTGTAATTCAGACAGGGGACATCAAGAGGGCTTCTGAGGTTTTCAGCCCGTCTTCTTTTGACGCGGTTACTACCAACCCTCCTTATATGATCGGGAGTCATGGTTTGGTGGGGGAAAACACGGCAAAGACCATTGCCCGCCATGAAACCCTATGCACCCTGGATGATGTCATATCCCAGGCGGCATCCGTTTTGGTGCCGAAAGGGAGATTTTATATGGTGCACAGGCCATTCCGGCTGGCTGAAATTATGTCAACCATGGTGAGGTACAAGCTGGAGCCTAAAAGGATGCGTCTGGTCTATCCTTATGTGGATAAGGAGCCAAATCTTGTGCTTATTGAGGGGATGAGGGGCGGAAATTCCCGGATAACCGTGGAGAAGCCGCTGATCGTCTACGAAAAACCGGGAGTGTATACAGACGAAATTTTGGAGATTTATGGTCGAGAACGGCAGGAAACAGCTGCGAGAGAAGAGGAAACATGA